Proteins from a genomic interval of Synechococcus sp. A15-28:
- the rpsP gene encoding 30S ribosomal protein S16, producing the protein MIKLRLKRFGKKREASFRLVACNSTSRRDGRPLQELGFYNPRTKETRLDTEAIRERLGQGAQPTDVVRTLLERGGLIEKTIRPAETVGKAKQAAKLEEEAKQAAKEAAEAKAAAEAEAAAAAEASNAEDAPEAEAESSES; encoded by the coding sequence ATGATCAAGCTCCGCCTGAAGCGGTTCGGCAAGAAGCGGGAAGCAAGCTTCCGCCTCGTGGCCTGCAACAGCACCTCCCGTCGGGATGGGCGTCCGCTCCAGGAACTTGGCTTCTACAACCCCCGCACCAAGGAAACCCGCCTCGACACCGAAGCGATTCGGGAGCGTCTTGGCCAAGGGGCCCAGCCCACGGATGTGGTGCGCACGCTGCTCGAGCGCGGCGGCTTGATCGAGAAGACCATCCGCCCTGCGGAAACCGTCGGTAAAGCCAAGCAGGCTGCCAAGCTCGAGGAAGAGGCCAAGCAGGCTGCCAAGGAAGCCGCCGAGGCCAAGGCTGCTGCTGAAGCGGAAGCCGCTGCCGCTGCTGAGGCTTCCAACGCTGAAGACGCCCCAGAAGCTGAGGCCGAATCCAGCGAAAGCTGA
- the ffh gene encoding signal recognition particle protein, giving the protein MFDELSARFEDAVKGLRGQDSISETNVDGALTDVRRALLEADVSLPVVKDFVADVREKAVGAEVVRGVSPDQKFIQVVHEQLVEVMGGDNAPLAKAADAPTVVLMAGLQGAGKTTATAKLGLHLKDQGRRALMVGADVYRPAAIEQLKTLGAQIDVEVFSLGAEAKPEDIAAAGLAKAKEEGFDTLLVDTAGRLQIDSEMMEEMVRIRTAVQPDEVLLVVDSMIGQEAAELTRAFHDQVGITGAVLTKLDGDSRGGAALSIRKVSGQPIKFIGTGEKVEALQPFHPERMASRILGMGDVLTLVEKAQKEVELADVEKMQKKLQEATFDFSDFVKQMRLIKRMGSLGGLMKMIPGMNKIDDGMLKQGEQQLKRIEAMIGSMTPKERENPDLLAGQPSRRRRIAAGSGHQPADVDKVLADFQKMRGFMQQMSQGGMPGMPGMGGMPGMGGMPGMGGMHGMGGMPGMPGQAPARRGKGGGPKRSKPGKKKRGFGDL; this is encoded by the coding sequence ATGTTCGATGAGCTGTCAGCCCGTTTTGAGGATGCGGTCAAGGGGCTGCGTGGCCAAGACAGCATCAGCGAAACCAACGTCGATGGAGCCCTAACGGACGTCCGTCGGGCCTTGCTGGAGGCCGATGTGAGCCTGCCGGTGGTGAAGGACTTCGTTGCCGATGTGCGCGAGAAGGCCGTGGGCGCCGAGGTGGTGCGCGGCGTCAGTCCGGACCAGAAGTTCATCCAGGTGGTGCACGAGCAGCTTGTGGAGGTCATGGGGGGTGATAACGCTCCTCTGGCCAAGGCGGCTGACGCTCCCACCGTCGTGTTGATGGCCGGCCTTCAGGGTGCCGGTAAAACCACCGCGACGGCCAAGCTGGGACTCCACCTCAAGGATCAGGGCCGCCGTGCCCTGATGGTGGGTGCCGACGTCTACCGACCAGCTGCCATCGAGCAGTTGAAAACACTCGGTGCTCAGATCGATGTGGAGGTGTTCAGCCTCGGTGCTGAGGCCAAGCCGGAAGACATCGCAGCCGCTGGTCTGGCCAAGGCGAAAGAGGAGGGATTCGACACGCTCCTGGTCGACACCGCCGGTCGCCTCCAGATCGACAGCGAGATGATGGAGGAGATGGTGCGGATCCGCACCGCCGTGCAGCCCGATGAGGTGCTGCTGGTGGTGGATTCGATGATCGGTCAGGAGGCGGCCGAACTCACCCGCGCCTTCCACGACCAGGTGGGCATCACCGGAGCGGTGCTCACCAAGCTTGATGGTGACTCCCGCGGTGGTGCCGCCCTTTCAATCCGCAAGGTGAGCGGTCAGCCGATCAAGTTCATCGGCACCGGCGAGAAGGTGGAGGCTCTCCAGCCCTTCCATCCCGAACGGATGGCCAGCCGCATCCTCGGCATGGGGGACGTGCTGACGCTGGTGGAGAAGGCCCAGAAGGAGGTCGAACTCGCCGACGTCGAAAAGATGCAGAAGAAGCTGCAGGAGGCGACGTTTGATTTCTCGGACTTCGTCAAGCAGATGCGCTTGATCAAGCGCATGGGATCGCTGGGGGGTCTGATGAAAATGATCCCGGGCATGAACAAGATCGACGACGGCATGCTCAAGCAAGGAGAGCAGCAGTTGAAACGGATCGAGGCGATGATCGGCTCAATGACGCCGAAGGAACGGGAGAACCCCGATCTGCTGGCCGGTCAGCCCTCCCGTCGTCGTCGCATCGCTGCCGGCAGCGGTCATCAACCGGCGGATGTGGACAAGGTGCTGGCGGATTTTCAGAAGATGCGTGGCTTCATGCAGCAGATGAGTCAGGGCGGCATGCCCGGGATGCCAGGAATGGGAGGGATGCCAGGAATGGGAGGGATGCCAGGAATGGGAGGGATGCATGGAATGGGTGGCATGCCGGGAATGCCTGGACAGGCACCGGCCCGCCGCGGCAAGGGCGGTGGTCCGAAGCGAAGCAAGCCGGGCAAGAAGAAACGGGGATTCGGGGACCTTTGA
- a CDS encoding IMS domain-containing protein encodes MDLPIDHFRLLGVSPSADPASILRRLQTRSDSPPDDGFTHEGLLQRQALLRQAADLLTDPGARADYEAALLSLSSSHPNETVGLDLAASSEVAGLILLWEAGAAYEAFQLARQGLQPPQAPALGSGREADLTLLAALACRDASRDEQQQRRYESAAQLLREGIELQQRMGKLPDQQAGLQQELDDLLPYRVLDLLSRDLSDAEARQQGISLLDGLVRDRGGLDPEGLNADPPAAAMGQADFESFFQQIRRFLTVQEQIDLFRGWFAEGSIEAGCLAVFALAAAGYSRRKPEFLEQARDQLQQLAASDLDPMPLLGCLDLLLGNVSDASLHFSAIRDQELLRWLAEHPGDHLAAQCEYCRVWLERDVLPGYRDVDATGVDLDAWFADRDVQAYVDRIDRQTARQDVAAIETNAGLETWALADASSLQAAELDNVPSMAEEVQSADAASTGSPRRLRLLVASAVVGLVAALAAAVMLRPRATAPVARQPQPELQDATESKSSSSDPANLSPAATLQPEASTGRGQLEPLLSDAPDEAQLRLLVQGWLDNKALALQGQASMLPVVARQRLIDQVDQERAAAVAAGNTTVVKASVTSLEVVSRQPRRIELKAEVAYSDSTTDRSGSVVDRTEPGSLTITYILGRDGDQWRLTAYIPQG; translated from the coding sequence TTGGATCTGCCCATCGATCATTTCCGGCTGCTGGGTGTCAGTCCTTCCGCTGATCCTGCCTCCATCCTTCGGCGTCTCCAGACCCGCAGCGACAGTCCGCCGGACGATGGGTTCACCCATGAGGGTTTGCTGCAACGTCAGGCGCTGTTGCGCCAAGCGGCCGATCTGCTGACGGATCCTGGTGCAAGGGCTGACTACGAGGCAGCGCTCCTGTCGTTGAGTTCATCCCACCCCAATGAAACCGTCGGCCTGGATCTGGCGGCCAGCAGCGAAGTGGCCGGGCTGATCCTGCTCTGGGAGGCGGGAGCGGCCTACGAAGCTTTTCAGCTCGCCCGTCAGGGACTTCAGCCGCCTCAGGCGCCAGCCCTCGGAAGTGGCCGCGAAGCGGACCTCACCCTGCTGGCGGCCCTCGCCTGTCGTGATGCGTCGCGGGATGAACAGCAGCAGAGGCGTTACGAGTCCGCGGCTCAGCTGCTGCGGGAAGGCATTGAACTGCAGCAGAGGATGGGCAAGTTGCCGGATCAACAGGCCGGTCTGCAGCAGGAGCTGGATGACTTGCTCCCCTATCGGGTGCTGGATCTTCTGAGTCGAGATCTCTCCGATGCCGAGGCTCGCCAGCAGGGTATCTCCCTGCTGGATGGATTGGTGCGCGATCGGGGTGGCCTGGATCCCGAGGGTCTGAATGCCGATCCTCCAGCTGCCGCCATGGGGCAGGCCGACTTTGAGTCGTTTTTCCAGCAGATCCGCCGCTTTCTCACCGTTCAGGAGCAGATCGATCTGTTCCGTGGCTGGTTCGCAGAGGGCTCCATCGAAGCCGGTTGTCTTGCCGTGTTCGCCCTGGCGGCTGCGGGGTACTCACGGCGCAAGCCGGAGTTCCTTGAGCAGGCCCGTGATCAGTTGCAGCAATTAGCTGCCTCCGATCTGGATCCGATGCCCCTTCTGGGCTGCCTGGACCTGCTCCTGGGCAATGTCTCGGATGCCTCCCTGCACTTCAGCGCCATTCGCGATCAGGAACTCCTGCGCTGGCTGGCGGAGCATCCCGGCGATCACCTGGCGGCCCAGTGCGAGTACTGCCGGGTCTGGCTTGAACGGGATGTGCTCCCTGGTTACCGGGATGTTGATGCCACCGGAGTGGACCTTGATGCCTGGTTCGCCGACCGGGATGTGCAGGCTTACGTCGATCGCATCGATCGCCAGACGGCCCGTCAGGACGTTGCTGCGATTGAGACGAACGCCGGACTGGAAACCTGGGCTCTGGCCGATGCCAGCTCGCTGCAGGCCGCAGAGCTGGACAATGTTCCATCGATGGCGGAGGAGGTCCAATCGGCGGATGCGGCATCCACCGGATCACCCCGCCGTCTGCGCTTGCTGGTGGCCTCTGCTGTGGTGGGTTTGGTGGCCGCTCTGGCGGCCGCAGTGATGCTGCGGCCCCGGGCAACGGCTCCTGTGGCGCGGCAACCGCAGCCGGAACTCCAGGACGCCACTGAATCCAAGTCGTCCAGCTCTGATCCAGCCAACCTGTCACCGGCAGCGACGCTTCAACCGGAGGCGTCGACGGGCAGGGGCCAGCTGGAACCGCTCCTCAGCGATGCTCCCGATGAAGCTCAGCTGCGGTTGCTTGTTCAGGGCTGGCTCGACAACAAGGCCCTAGCTCTTCAGGGCCAAGCCTCGATGCTTCCTGTGGTGGCGAGGCAGCGTCTGATTGATCAGGTTGATCAGGAAAGGGCTGCGGCTGTCGCCGCAGGCAACACCACGGTTGTGAAGGCTTCGGTGACATCCCTTGAGGTGGTGAGCCGGCAGCCCCGTCGGATTGAACTGAAGGCGGAAGTGGCTTACAGCGACAGCACCACGGACAGATCAGGCTCGGTGGTGGACCGCACGGAACCGGGCAGTCTCACGATCACCTACATCCTTGGACGAGACGGCGATCAGTGGAGGCTGACGGCTTACATCCCGCAGGGTTGA
- a CDS encoding PhoH family protein, giving the protein MSEDGARSRFVFDLPDPEAALALAGAAESTLHRLEALTGASLVLRGLQLMITGRPTQIERAAAVVELVRPIWQDGQAVSSVDLQAALGALSSGREDDHAAMGEQVLARSQTGSMLRPRTLRQKHYVDAMERHDLTFALGPAGTGKTFLATVLAVRMLSERKVERLILTRPAVEAGERLGFLPGDLQQKVDPYLRPLYDALHTLLGPDKTTVLLEKGVIEVAPLAYMRGRTLSDAFVILDEAQNTTPAQMRMVLTRLGERSRMVVTGDVTQVDLPNGLPSGLVEASDVLDGVEGVAVCRLTSADVVRHPLVQRVVEAYARLDDQRSSRPLRR; this is encoded by the coding sequence GTGTCTGAGGACGGCGCACGCAGCCGCTTCGTTTTTGATTTACCGGATCCTGAGGCAGCTCTGGCTCTCGCTGGAGCTGCCGAATCGACCCTGCATCGCCTTGAAGCTCTGACCGGAGCCTCGTTGGTGTTGCGGGGTCTCCAGTTGATGATCACCGGAAGACCAACGCAGATCGAGCGGGCTGCAGCGGTGGTTGAGCTGGTGCGTCCGATCTGGCAGGACGGACAAGCCGTGTCCAGCGTTGATCTCCAGGCGGCCCTTGGCGCCCTCAGCAGTGGTCGGGAGGATGACCATGCGGCAATGGGAGAGCAGGTGCTGGCGCGCAGTCAGACCGGCTCGATGCTGAGGCCGCGGACGCTGCGTCAGAAGCATTACGTCGATGCCATGGAGCGGCATGACCTCACCTTCGCTCTGGGACCTGCGGGAACGGGTAAGACCTTCCTGGCCACGGTCCTGGCGGTGCGGATGCTCTCGGAGCGCAAGGTGGAGCGACTGATCCTGACCCGACCGGCCGTGGAGGCGGGGGAGCGACTGGGGTTTCTGCCGGGAGATCTGCAGCAGAAGGTGGATCCTTACCTGCGACCGCTTTACGACGCTCTGCACACCCTGCTGGGGCCGGACAAGACCACGGTGTTGCTCGAAAAAGGGGTGATCGAAGTGGCTCCGTTGGCTTACATGCGTGGCCGCACCCTCAGCGACGCCTTTGTGATCCTCGATGAGGCGCAGAACACCACACCGGCTCAGATGCGGATGGTGCTGACCCGTCTGGGGGAACGCTCCCGCATGGTGGTGACCGGTGATGTCACCCAGGTGGATCTTCCCAATGGCCTCCCGAGCGGTCTGGTGGAAGCCTCGGATGTGCTGGATGGCGTTGAAGGGGTTGCCGTCTGTCGGTTGACATCGGCTGATGTGGTGCGACATCCCTTGGTGCAGCGGGTGGTGGAGGCCTATGCCCGCCTCGATGATCAGCGCTCGTCACGTCCTTTGCGTCGATAG
- a CDS encoding Bax inhibitor-1 family protein, with protein sequence MPASSNFQQAIRDAQSSALVGPNVVNKALPYVGGGMVLTSVGVIGGLSMMATPMFMPLFWAAVIGNLVLFFVAQNVAMKGNNATALPLLAVYSLITGFTLSGLVALAGAVAGIGAVGTAALATGITFVIASIVGRRMSDSVGQALSGVVGLGLIGLILAMVVQFIGGIFAPAIFQGTSFELMIAGFGTVLFVGAAFVDFYTMPRAYRDEQYLAGALSMYLTYINLFIFILRLIIVLNGGGRRD encoded by the coding sequence ATGCCAGCAAGCAGCAATTTTCAGCAGGCCATCCGCGATGCGCAGTCCAGCGCTCTGGTGGGCCCCAACGTGGTCAACAAGGCGCTCCCCTATGTGGGCGGCGGCATGGTGCTCACCTCTGTCGGGGTGATCGGCGGCCTGTCGATGATGGCGACGCCGATGTTCATGCCCCTGTTCTGGGCGGCCGTGATCGGCAACTTGGTTCTCTTCTTTGTTGCCCAAAACGTGGCGATGAAGGGCAACAACGCCACGGCATTGCCACTCCTGGCCGTTTACAGCCTGATCACAGGCTTCACCCTCAGCGGTCTGGTGGCCCTGGCCGGAGCGGTTGCAGGGATCGGGGCCGTCGGCACCGCTGCCCTGGCCACTGGCATCACCTTTGTGATCGCCTCAATTGTTGGGCGTCGCATGAGCGACAGCGTCGGTCAGGCCCTGTCCGGTGTGGTGGGACTGGGCTTGATCGGCCTGATTCTCGCCATGGTGGTGCAATTCATCGGTGGAATCTTCGCTCCGGCGATATTCCAAGGCACAAGCTTCGAGTTGATGATCGCCGGTTTCGGCACCGTGCTGTTTGTGGGCGCCGCCTTCGTCGACTTCTACACGATGCCCCGCGCCTACCGGGATGAGCAGTATCTGGCAGGTGCCCTGAGCATGTACCTCACCTACATCAACCTGTTCATCTTCATCCTGCGCCTGATCATCGTGCTCAATGGCGGTGGTCGCCGCGACTGA